Genomic segment of Hydra vulgaris chromosome 11, alternate assembly HydraT2T_AEP:
TTTACCACTAGTGCTAAATGCTGTTGGCACTAAAGATTACAAACTAAAATgagcaataaaaaaagatatcttctcATACTAAGTCATTtgaatcattttatttatgatttccTTATATCATTTATATGTCATAACAATCATTTTTGATAAGATATAACCTTACCATTGCTAACAGATGTCATTAAAGACTACAaaatagaaaagataaaaagcacaaaattatcttcaaaatgtttaatttaattggttttttacaactattttgaaaagatataacTTTACCATTGCTACTAGATGTTGACGCCactaataaatacaaaaaaacaaacaagtaaaCAACccctttaaaatttatagagaataTACTTGTAGTGAAAAGATACATGTAACTTTACCACTGGTACCAAATGTTGATAATACTTGAAtctgtataataaaaaagttgataagtaaatgacacttttaaaatttatgaaatgtttACTCATACTGAAAAGATAAGTGTAACTTTACCACTGATACAAAATGTTGTTGCTAactaaagattattaaaaatgtttaatttaaaaagtcaatgaaactaattataaaaagatgtaatatataacattattattggTACAAGATATTATTCCcactaaaaaatacattttttttataaaatgtactATATAACCGAACCAATAACATCTGCAGATGCAGGTACTATTTTTAgggttataaagtttttatattcattaattattggtatttagtaaaacaaaagcATAAATAATatcacacacacagacacaaacacacacacagatatagaTTGGagtcaataaaaaatcttttcttcaaagctatatttattattttacaaggtCATACAGGTTatggtttattaaaatttttaggacTTTCGTAagtaattttaatcaaatttaattataaaataatgtgaagtttttgttttttttaagatattatcAGTTTTGAACATTTGTCaacaatattataacaaaaactcaaagaccaaaaacaatattaagactaattaaaagaaattaatcaCATTCTTAATTATAAGCTATTGATTTGTAGCACATATCTTGATGCAGCCTTTGATTTGTACggatatttaacttttaatatggTTTCTTGGAAAATCCCGAGTAATTGGGCAAAACAAGATGGATAAGATAAATCTTTAAGATAATAAACTGCTACAATAGCAGCTAAAACCTCTTCCATGCATGTTAATTGAGAACTACATAATTCTTCTCCAGCTCGTGAACGAATaccataaaaaaaatcctttatcACTACCTGTGGTCCATACAATGAGGGCAGAGTAAGTTCCTCATCAATGCTATCAgactaaaggaaaaaaaatagaaatgtttatgtattttatataaaataaacatgtaattaataattttaataaccaAATATGAAActtatactttattttgttaGAAAGTCAGGTAcaaccaaaaataaaacatattaataagATAACAaagaaactttcttttttttttttaattcacctcctcaaggccgagaaggcaactgtagatgaggaggctacttaatagtggttataaccctctctcaactctataactctgaaacacaaaccttgacgaacaaggctgctgcgcagaaaaacaagttgagtgcggttactaccagggatgtggtgaggattgaactcggaacctcttgcttatgaaacgagtgctttaccactacaccattaccgcattttaacttatttttactaACATGTGATAGCAAAAAAAGAACAGCTTTgctttttttagaaacaaacattttttgcagTTCCATTATGCTTGAAACAACATTCACATTATCACTAAATGCGACCTTAAGAAACCATCtagaattagtaaaaatattttcatgttgGGGAAAAAACCTTTTAAGTTCTTCAATAAGAAGAGATGGAGCTATTCGAAGTCTATGCGGAATTTGATCGAATATTTGATGATGAAATAGGCTTCTGTTGAGGATGCTCAATACAGCAACAGATGGAACAGCTTTTGCAAGTTCAttctgtaataaaaataatataaataattaatagttcagtaacatttaaaaaaaaaagatatcattgATTAAAATAGTACTTTGGCTATCAATAACATCTTTTGTATCAATACAGAAAACAAATCAATTGTAAACTAACTGTTAATACCTTGAGCTCTAACTCAGCTTCAGTTATTGATAAAACTGGTTCAGCAAGTGTCGCAATATCTTTGATGGCTAAACTATTATTCCCTCTAGCtagttgtaaaaattttgaGGAACTTTCATTCATCTTAGACCATCTTTGTTGACGGAGATTATTGCTTATCTGCCGAAATAATGGTTCCTAAATACAGAAATAATGGTTTCTAAAACATAGGCTTTAACCAAATACAATTATTAAACAGTTATCCTTTTTTCATCAAATCTAATCATTGTAATTCCATAATCAATTGTTTTGTTCAAAACaagcttaacaaaaaaaactaccaaaacAATGGAAACCTCACAAATTAACCAATCAAAATCgatgaaaaattctttaacaatCTATGGAGATTACATATTGTTGTTACATTGGATGTGTGCTTTGTTTTATAAACCAACAAGTCAgacacaaatttattaataaacgcACGTTAAGTTGGTGAATGTGAATGGcagaaaacaatatataaaagctaTTTCAGGCGTTGTCTAAAGCATTTTAAGCAATTTACATAcacattaaactattttaagcAGTAAGAAACTTCGGTTGagcagtttttttgttattattattattaacaaaaaattttattattattaatacattttttataaaatgaaagagttacaacaagaaaaaaaaatgtggaaaattacttataaaaaacataCCCATTCATCCTTGAACTCATGATAGAGGTTTCTTAAAGTAGTCTTGGGTCACGAGAAGAACTCTCTGTTACCAAATGGGTCATTGCCAGTCACCTTTAATGCTGAAAATTGAGTAAGAGCATTCTTTAGTTCTTTCATAACATAAACGTTATTAACTCCATTGAGAAATTCTATAACTGGCTTAGAAAAATAAGTTAGCAGAAAATCCACATCCGATTGAGGAAGTTTGACTTTAGACATGTAAAAATATCctaattttaaaaccttattaaaatgaacttttcaatctcaacattaaaaagtaaaataacaacattagaaaatagtaaaaaagtcattttttacagcaatattttatgtatcacatataagtgaaaaaaaaaattgtttataacatttaacaatacaactttttactgtaaaactttaagttgagtttattaaaaagttgaaagCCAGAGAGTTactcaataaaatgtttcataatcCTAGATTAATACTAGTATCTTATTCAACATGTTAGTAGATTTAGCACAACTAATTTTGGttgtactatttttatatataaagaatatctaACTATCCATCATAATAAAGTCATCTAGTCTATAACactataaaacatataaacttttattcaacCATTTAAACTTCTAtaagtggtttaaaaactaaatctatcaaaatatattaaaatctaaatctagtaaaagattttatatttctttatcgCCATTACTatctaataattacaaaataaataaaacagagtTTTAGTATtcctaatatttattattatttagcttttagtgtatatataaactctttttaaaaactttgatgaaGATTGGTTTAAAATATGATCTTGAACAGtcttaaagataataaattccACCAATTTTATTGCATTTGCAGATTTGAAACACTAGTAAAAGATAAATTTCGAATAGCAAGTGGAAATACAAGGATGACATCATCAACTGATAGTGTAATTGTGCACCATGGAAACTGTAAATTCTCAGGAACTACAATATTCCTTGAAGAAAATGCAAGCAATCTGCAGGTGGAATAAACGTTAAAATGCACAATGTTTAACTTGATCGTTTCAAAAGTCTCTTTCcagattttgatattattttagtgatttgaTGGAAAATAAGCTGGTCATTTTCAAAAACAGTTATAACTGAtccaattttatataaaatgccattAATTTTCGCACTTTGTATTGCTCCTTACATATATTTTAACTCATCCTCCTCACAATAAATATCAGTTTTAATCATAcctattgaattaaaaaattgcgcAGTGGTGTTTGCTATCATTGCCTTATATGCTGTGTATGGAATGTTCTTAAAGTTAAaatgtcaataatttttaaccaCTTGATGTTTTCGCTCAAAAGCTATGCACATGTGCTCTCTTAATGGTCCTGATGTAGATGCCTGAACTGGATAGTGTTTTAGGAAATGAAGCTTTGGTATAAATCTAAGAGGATATAAACCCAAAAATAGTTCATGATGCACAgcaatgatttcttttaaatcagTAAGATATTTTTCTGATATCATTGGAGACATACATAGCTGAACTATTTGTATCAACTTTAGCAAGCATTTAAGATGTTCATTAtgaggtaaaaaattttttaataaaaaaaaaggtaa
This window contains:
- the LOC136087626 gene encoding uncharacterized protein LOC136087626 — translated: MNESSSKFLQLARGNNSLAIKDIATLAEPVLSITEAELELKNELAKAVPSVAVLSILNRSLFHHQIFDQIPHRLRIAPSLLIEELKRFFPQHENIFTNSRWFLKVAFSDNVNVVSSIMELQKMFVSKKSKAVLFLLSHVSKNKLKCGNGVVVKHSFHKQEVPSSILTTSLVVTALNLFFCAAALFVKSDSIDEELTLPSLYGPQVVIKDFFYGIRSRAGEELCSSQLTCMEEVLAAIVAVYYLKDLSYPSCFAQLLGIFQETILKVKYPYKSKAASRYVLQINSL